In Sesamum indicum cultivar Zhongzhi No. 13 linkage group LG8, S_indicum_v1.0, whole genome shotgun sequence, the sequence TCCGGTTAGGACgtgattgatttaataaaaaagtgaaaaagtcCAGTTTAAGCTTGTTTGGGGCCAAGTTAGTTTTGGGCTGGTCGGCTCACTCAATCCAATCACTTAGGACCACCTGATCTTGAGTTGCTAAGCTTTTAATATCGAAtggtatataatttttactttattttttaatttaactattctgacagtttttatatttttgaaattctatttttttttatctttattgttatacttttaaatttttattacatcaatactctttagtttgtttttttaaagttgATTTTAAGTTCTTTACCGatttattactataatttgttagtcaaattattatatagttttaaCTATTCTTTTccagtttataatttttttgtctgatttgattaattatttatttatttcataagataattattaaaattatttaaaaaaaaatattctaatttcataaaaattgggTTAATTACAACCATCTCTCTTAAGGTTTGACATATATGCAAATGCCTCCTcgttatatgtaaattttcaaatgttaCTTTATTGTAACGAGAGTGTAACAACGAGcttatttatgttttcatccaatttttatggtgaattgatcaaaatattcttttagattgtaaattataattatatatatttcataattttttaaaatatttttatgaactaatattttttataaattacttattttatgcattctcaattttattttatattttttaaatatatcttttttttatgttaaaaaaattcaatagggtaaaataaaaatgtccATTTCACCGTCCCGGAGctacatattatttttctatttgagggtgatatttataatttttcaaacaataagaaggtatttatatgtcaaatctcaggagaggtaatagtaatttttttaaaaaaaataaaataaaaaaatatttataattgtatgaaattttagaaggtaataataattttttataaaacggGCACATCGAGGTCTGATATCAACCTTATTTAGGCTTTATTTATGAGCTGAATctgaattaaaaaatgaaccCAATTAAAacttgtttaaaaatatatctgaCTATGGAAAAGTCCATCACACCGCAGTgattttaaaatgtttatcGGTAGAGTTGGTGGAGAAAGCTGGCACAATATGAAAAGATATATGGTTTATACGCGCGGCGTGCTGTAAATCTATCAGAAACGTAATAGCAGTGTAACAAACTGAAAAACGGATGATCTTTACACCAGCTCATTTCATGTTTCTGTGAGTTAGAAGCAGCTCATCCCAACCCGCAGCCCCTTTGGTTGGTTGAGAGCCTACGTGCCCTTATTTCACTTACGTGGCAGCTCTACACTTCATGTAAATCCCCAGCCACCTTCTTCAACACGTGTGACCACCTCATCAACATGCAGAAAAATGCCTTCTCCCACCGTCTTCAATTCtctcaatttaaataaacacCCAAAACAATTTCTCAATTCTCAACATTCACAAACTCCCTTGATGTTTTCACTTTAAGCTCTATCGTTCCCGGAACATTCTGATTCTAGTGAAATTAGTGCTTGTCGATTTCGTTTCTGAAGGAAACGAGCTAGTAATGGCGGATTTACGCGATGAGCATGGGAATCCTATTCAGCTGGCAGATCAGTATGGGAATCCGGTTAAATTGACTGATGAGTACGGCAACCCCGTGCACATCACCGGTGTCGCCACCACGGGGCAGACGGCGGCTGTGGAGCCTCAgagccccccccccccgccgcagcagcagcagcaagaaCAACTTCGTCGCTCCGGCAGCTCGAGCTCTAGCTCTAGTTCGGTTAGTTCTGTTATGAATGAATTACTGAGATATCTTTTGTTTATACATGAAATATTGTCTGCGTCttgtttttgaattatgagaCGACTTAAAATTGATCCGAGTTTTTGTGATGATTGATAACATATATAGTCGGAGGATGATGGGcaaggaggaagaaggaagaagaagggGCTGAAAGAGAAAATCAAGGAGACTTTTGGGGGAGGTAAGCACAAAGACAAGGGTGAGGAGGCCGCACACAGCACACCAGCCACTACTACAGCGGCGAGCAAATCGTCGACCACCGTCCCTGGGCAGGCACCAGAGCACGAGAAGAAAGGCGTCATGGAAAGGATCAAGGAGAAACTCCCAGGCCACGGCCACCATAATCAAGCAAAGGAGCCATGAGTCGTGAGGCCAAACCAAGAGCTAGCTTagtctatatacatatatataattaatgtgcGTGTATTCGAATGTGCAGTTTGAGCTATGTAGAGTCTGTTGGATTGTTGGTGTCGTTGCTAGTTTTTCATGTGTTTTTAGGCTTGTTATTGTTATGCTGTATTGTTTGTTGGGAGATTTGTCTCTGATTTGTTTGCTGTTCCTCAGAGATGAGACTGATCGGAGTCGGTTTGTTGTGTTTGATCTTTCTGTCGTCTCCTTCACAGCTGATGCTGATTTAATTTCTTccatcatcaaattatttgtcacTTGTTAGGTTTAAGAAAATACAAGTACAATGTATATTCCCTCCCTCCGCTGTCCCACTGGAGAAAGTGTTGAGCAACTCCAAATCCAATATTGCATACAACATTGGATACAAGGCGTAAAAGGTTACAGCGTAAGTGCACTTCCCCGAGCCCTTATTAGAGAATGCGTGGAAAAGGGATGATGAACGCAGGGCCGAAGTGGGAAGCCAGTAATTAAGCACAATGTGAAGTGGGTAATAGTGGGGTTAGCAATTTAATGGTGAGCTCCCATCCCCTAGATATGGggaacttgtatttattaataaatgaaaatgaagatcTAAAAactatatgaaataaaaaagaattggagTCTGAGTTAAGAATAGAACATTGTGACCAACAGAAGATagttttttatctttaaattaattcacaaGGACGTGGGGTATTACTTTTCTACGAGAAACACAATTAAAATCAAAGGAGACTGAAGAAAGACATTCCCCGATGCGATGCAGAAATAGCTTATTActgattgatatataaatatcattcatGTTTTATGCTACCCATTCAAATTgaagttttataaataaatttaaaataataaaaaaactccaAAAGTTTAAAAAGGAAAGACACGAAATTGTAGCCTATATTTGCacttatacttattttatttattattagttatatcaataattttgtatttttatatatttaaagtttatttattttgtcagtTTAATcacttctttattttatttttttttctattttattttaattaaagaaataacaaaattttgatttaggCATAGCGTGATTCGCCTGTGCTTGTTACTTTTTATAAAGCCAGCTGCGATTCAGCTGAGAGGGATCCAACGGTGGGAAACACGTCGACGTCCACTCCTTAGTCCCCCTCCTTCATTTGCACTTCCTCCCGCCCCCTCCCCCAACAAGCCCTTTTACATCACGCACCGCCACTGCGATTGAATGCCGAAAAGTCCCTTTCTCATTTTCCCGCCTATATAAACTCTTCAATGCAAACACAGATTCTCCAAatgctttctctctctctctctaactcGCTNNNNNNNNNNATCTGCATTCTGCAATCGAAATTATTTGAGTTCAGCCTCAAATTTCAGATCAATTCAATTCAATCCAATTAGAATGACTTCGGTTGattcttctctctctattGGTCATAAGTGCAGCAATGAAGCTATTTCCGTGAGATTGGCCAATTCTGACCTCGACGACTTCGTCGACGTGGGCAACCGGCTCGCTGACGCCGCCGGCGATGTCATTCGCAAGTACTTCCGTAAAAGCTTCGACATCCTCGATAAAGAGGATTTAAGTAAgttatttaatgattttttgttaaaagttaTTCGTGCTCGTGTCTTTTAATTgtcaaattactttttaatcaTAATGTTGAGTTTTTCAATTGCCTTGTAAGTGATTAAGTTGTAATTAGGTCCTGTGACGATTGCTGATCGAGCGGCGGAGGAGTCAATGGTGAAAATTATACAAGAGTATTTTCCTTCGCATGCGATGTGAGTTCTCTTATTTacgtatttatttatttgtatttttggtgCTTGGAGGGAGTTATGGAAATTGATCAAACATTTCCGAAAGCCTTCTATATTCTATCCACGTAGCTTTTCATAACATGAGTTCGGCCAACTAGGTTCTTCCATCATTATGCGGGCCTGATCTTCTACCTGTTTTTCCTTTCTAAGCCGCGTTTATATAGCtcatcctcctcttcttcttcattatttcattgtttcttttctttttatttattttctttgaagtTGCACTGTTTTAATTCTGAACACTGTATAAGTAATATTCACGTGGAAGTAATACTTAATGAAATAGGCATGAGGCAAATTAATGGAGAGTGCAGTTAAAGTTGAAGGTGATGAAGcgttatatattatatacataacttTTGGCTCTAATTATAAAGGTGTAGATTAATTTCTATCTCTGGATGTCTCTGTAGGAGTTGTTTTTCTGCACAAAAGAGGGATAGTTAATGTGGCAGTTTCAGATCAGCCATGATTGACACGCATAAGTTACACATACAAGCGTGAAATAATTTGCATCTACGCGAGAGTATTGGTGTGATCCTATTTTGCTAATTGCATCCTGCAAATAAGTTCATAAATCCCTTCACACTCGGTAAGGAGAGTGGAACTTctaggggataaattgcataaaaagtATAGAATATCATCATAGCTCTCTGTTAAATAGATATTTCTTGAAAAGGGAATTCATGTGATAGGGCAAACGAGAACATAGggatatatcaattatatgatgCATCTGGgtatacatgaatataaatattttgacagaTCACAACTTATTTCCATCCCATAAAATGTTTATGGTATATTGGGAGAAGATCCATTCTGTTtcattattatcaaattagttgtagtttttctaattttcataTCTAAAGTACAAGATGTTTGTCAATTTTCAGTTATGGAGAGGAGAATGGATGGAGGTGCAAAGAAGATTTTGCAGACTTCGTTTGGGTATTGGACCCAATAGACGGGACAAAAAGTTTTATCACTGGTATATATCTACATAATCTTTTAGCACTGTGGTAACTACGATGTTTTGGCTTAATAGTTGCTAATtggtgttatttatttataggcaaACCCTTATTTGGAACACTAATTGCTTTACTCCATAAGGGTAAACCGGTAAGAATTCAATCTACTCACAGCAAAGCCATGAAGAGATCTCTGGTTCTTAtgctgtttttttcttttttcttttgttcttctttttttttttttatgatgtttgtaaaaaacaattttttgaattgacAAGATTCTTGGCATTATTGACCAACCTGTCCTGAGAGAGAGATGGATCGGAATAATTGGGAGAAGAACTACCTTGAATGGACAGGAGATCTCTATACGCAAGTGTTCGCATCTCTCAAAGGCTTACCTGTATGTTCATACTTTTTCAATTGAGTATCTTACTGCAGTCCCTGGGAAAACTCTTGATAATGAGTTGATATAGACTATGTTCTACACATTGGTATTCTTAAGCTGTTTGTCAGTCACATGTCTtatgctctctctctctctctctctctctttctctctctctgttgGGACTGGGTGTCTGTTTCAGGTACACAACAAGTCCACATTTATTCAGTGGGGATGCTGAAGTAGCCTTTGCTCGATTAAGAAATAAGGTATGTCCATTTGTGTTGCTACAGGTTGGATGTGTATAGTTCTGTTAACTTAAAATATGTATGATAAGTATTACACACATAAAAACATGGAATAAGTTTTAGtgaaactttatttattagattatgCATGAAGACCAAGTTCACACTAAGGAAAACACCAAGAGAATCAGAGAACTGCATCCATCTGTTTTAGATGTTTTTTGCCTCCTAGTATCCTGTGTTCTTTTGAGTTTCCTGTAGCTTTTTCAGTTGTCTGTGTATCTCAGTTTGAAGATATCTACTTAAAATACTTGATTGTCATATCAACCCCTTGTTTTGAGACATAGCTATCTGTTTTCTTGGAACTGATTTTCTGTTTACCTGATGAAAGAAGTTGCCAACTTGCGGTTAAGTGATTGTTTATCTGCTTCaccttttgatttatttggtGTTGAATCGTTTCTGTTAGTCACACCTCTGCATGCGCTCGCATTACCTTTTTGCATGGATAGAATTCACGCTTTATTCCATTCTAATATTCAATTTGTTTGATATTGCAGGTCAAAGTACCACTATATGGCTGTGACTGTTACGCCTATGCATTACTGGCCTCAGGTTATGTAGACCTCGTTGTTGAATCAGGTCTCAAGGTGTGCTGTATTTAATTTGGTGTGACCTTTAACCATGCTTTCCCTATTGAATTCTTAGCCAAATTTCTAGAGGATATTAGAAGATTTAGCAATTGTTTATGCATGGTGGTCAAAATCATTTTAGCCTTTCGGCTGCAAAGCTGGTGATATCGTGACTCCAGAGAATCACATAACTTGTATCACGTATCCGCCTCAGCATGTGATGAAATTG encodes:
- the LOC105169671 gene encoding late embryogenesis abundant protein, with amino-acid sequence MADLRDEHGNPIQLADQYGNPVKLTDEYGNPVHITGVATTGQTAAVEPQSPPPPPQQQQQEQLRRSGSSSSSSSSSEDDGQGGRRKKKGLKEKIKETFGGGKHKDKGEEAAHSTPATTTAASKSSTTVPGQAPEHEKKGVMERIKEKLPGHGHHNQAKEP
- the LOC105169672 gene encoding bifunctional phosphatase IMPL2, chloroplastic, with translation MTSVDSSLSIGHKCSNEAISVRLANSDLDDFVDVGNRLADAAGDVIRKYFRKSFDILDKEDLSPVTIADRAAEESMVKIIQEYFPSHAIYGEENGWRCKEDFADFVWVLDPIDGTKSFITGKPLFGTLIALLHKGKPILGIIDQPVLRERWIGIIGRRTTLNGQEISIRKCSHLSKAYLYTTSPHLFSGDAEVAFARLRNKVKVPLYGCDCYAYALLASGYVDLVVESGLKPYDFLSLIPVIEGAGGIITDWKGHQLCWEASSKAQAANFNVVAAGDKGVHQEALDTLQWGRPA